The Streptomyces aurantiacus genome includes a region encoding these proteins:
- a CDS encoding [protein-PII] uridylyltransferase yields MTSTDMRTEAEDSGPSGYAAARLRLLQEGARSGPPRRAALAELTDDWLSGLFDAGADQARGISLVAVGGYGRGELSPRSDLDLVLLHDGSADSGTVAALADRIWYPVWDLGLALDHSVRTPAEARKTAGEDLKVQLGLLDARHIAGDLGLTAGLRTAVLADWRNQAPKRLPELQELCAERAERQGELQYLLEPDLKEARGGLRDATALRAVAASWLADAPREGLSDARKRLLDVRDALHLATGRATDRLSLQEQDQVAADLGLLDADTLLRQVYEAARVVSYASDVTWREVGRVLRSRAVRPRLRAMLGGGKPAPERSPLAEGVVEQDGEVVLARAARPERDPVLPLRAAAAAAQAGLPLSLHAVRRMAAATRPLPTPWPAEAREQLVTLLGSGPSTIEVWEALEAEGLITRLLPDWERVRCRPQRNAVHIWTVDRHLIETAVRAAEFTRRVHRPDLLLVSALLHDIGKGWPGDHSVAGEIIARDVAARIGFDRADVATLATLVRHHLLLVETATRRDLEDPATVTSVAEAVGSQGTLELLHALTEADALATGPAAWSSWRGSLVADLVKRVSAALAGDDPEEPEAAAPTAEQERLAIEAFRTGGPVLALRAQTEPPTEEPSGDPEPLGVELLVAVPDQEGVLPAVAGVLAMHRLTVRTAELRALDLPDGVPGSVLLLDWRVAAEYGSLPQATRLRADLVRVLDGSLDISGRLAERDAAYPRRRGIVAPPARVSVASSASRLATVIEVRAHDAPGLLHRIGRALENAHVRVRSAHVSTLGANAVDAFYVTGPEGAPLPGEQAASVARTLEDMLRE; encoded by the coding sequence GTGACGAGTACGGACATGCGTACGGAAGCAGAGGACTCGGGACCCAGCGGCTATGCGGCGGCCCGGCTGCGTCTCCTCCAGGAGGGGGCGCGGTCCGGGCCGCCGCGCCGTGCGGCCCTCGCCGAACTGACCGACGACTGGCTCTCCGGTCTCTTCGACGCGGGCGCCGACCAGGCTCGCGGCATCTCACTCGTCGCCGTCGGAGGCTACGGCCGCGGCGAGCTCTCCCCGCGCAGCGACCTCGACCTGGTGCTCCTGCACGACGGCAGCGCCGATTCCGGCACGGTGGCCGCCCTCGCCGACCGCATCTGGTACCCGGTCTGGGACCTCGGCCTCGCCCTCGACCACTCCGTCCGTACTCCGGCGGAGGCACGCAAGACGGCCGGCGAGGACCTCAAGGTGCAGCTCGGGCTGCTGGACGCCCGGCACATCGCGGGCGATCTCGGTCTGACCGCCGGACTGCGTACCGCCGTCCTGGCCGACTGGCGCAACCAGGCGCCGAAACGTCTCCCCGAGCTCCAGGAGCTGTGCGCCGAACGCGCCGAGCGGCAGGGCGAGTTGCAGTACCTCCTCGAACCCGACCTCAAGGAGGCCCGCGGCGGCCTGCGCGACGCCACCGCGCTGCGCGCCGTCGCCGCCTCCTGGCTCGCCGACGCACCTCGCGAGGGCCTTTCCGACGCCCGCAAGCGCCTTCTCGACGTCCGTGACGCCCTGCACCTGGCCACCGGCCGCGCCACCGACCGCCTCTCCCTCCAGGAGCAGGACCAGGTCGCCGCCGACCTCGGCCTGCTGGACGCCGACACCCTGCTCCGCCAGGTGTACGAGGCCGCCCGCGTCGTCTCGTACGCCAGTGATGTCACGTGGCGCGAGGTGGGGCGCGTGCTGCGGTCGCGCGCCGTCCGTCCGCGTCTGCGCGCCATGCTGGGCGGCGGCAAACCGGCACCCGAGCGTTCCCCGCTGGCGGAGGGCGTGGTCGAGCAGGACGGCGAGGTCGTCCTCGCCCGCGCCGCCAGGCCCGAGCGCGATCCCGTGCTGCCGCTGCGCGCCGCCGCCGCGGCCGCCCAGGCGGGTCTGCCGCTCTCACTGCACGCGGTCCGCCGGATGGCCGCCGCGACCCGTCCGCTGCCCACGCCGTGGCCCGCCGAGGCCCGCGAGCAGCTCGTCACGCTGCTCGGCTCGGGGCCCTCGACCATCGAGGTCTGGGAGGCACTGGAGGCGGAAGGGCTGATCACCCGGCTGCTGCCCGACTGGGAGCGCGTCCGCTGCAGGCCGCAGCGCAACGCCGTGCACATCTGGACCGTCGACCGCCACCTGATCGAGACGGCGGTCCGCGCCGCCGAGTTCACCCGCCGCGTCCACCGCCCCGACCTCCTGCTGGTCTCCGCCCTGCTGCACGACATCGGCAAGGGATGGCCCGGCGACCACTCGGTGGCCGGCGAGATCATCGCGCGTGACGTGGCGGCCCGGATCGGCTTCGACCGCGCGGACGTGGCGACCCTCGCCACGCTCGTACGCCATCACCTGCTGCTCGTCGAGACCGCGACCAGGCGCGACCTGGAGGACCCGGCGACCGTGACCTCGGTCGCGGAGGCGGTCGGCTCGCAGGGCACCCTGGAGCTGCTGCACGCGCTGACCGAGGCGGACGCGCTGGCCACGGGGCCCGCCGCCTGGTCCTCGTGGCGCGGCTCCCTCGTCGCCGACCTGGTGAAGCGGGTCTCCGCCGCGCTCGCCGGGGACGACCCCGAGGAGCCCGAGGCCGCGGCGCCCACCGCCGAACAGGAGCGGCTCGCCATCGAGGCGTTCCGCACCGGCGGTCCCGTGCTCGCGCTGCGCGCCCAGACCGAACCGCCCACCGAGGAGCCCTCCGGGGACCCGGAACCCCTCGGTGTGGAACTGCTCGTCGCGGTGCCGGACCAGGAAGGCGTCCTGCCCGCGGTGGCGGGTGTCCTCGCCATGCACCGGCTCACCGTGCGGACGGCGGAACTGCGGGCGCTGGACCTGCCCGACGGCGTCCCCGGCTCCGTCCTGCTGCTCGACTGGCGGGTCGCCGCCGAGTACGGCTCGCTGCCCCAGGCCACCCGCCTGCGCGCCGATCTCGTACGCGTCCTCGACGGCTCCCTCGACATCTCCGGACGCCTCGCCGAGCGCGACGCCGCCTACCCGCGCCGGCGGGGCATCGTGGCGCCGCCGGCCCGGGTGAGCGTGGCCTCCAGCGCATCGCGGCTCGCCACCGTCATCGAGGTTCGTGCCCACGACGCCCCCGGGCTGCTGCACCGCATCGGCCGCGCGCTGGAGAACGCGCACGTCCGGGTGCGCAGCGCGCACGTCTCCACGCTGGGCGCGAACGCGGTGGACGCGTTCTACGTGACGGGGCCCGAAGGTGCCCCGTTGCCGGGGGAGCAGGCGGCCTCGGTGGCCCGGACGCTGGAGGACATGTTGCGGGAGTGA
- a CDS encoding LLM class flavin-dependent oxidoreductase, whose product MPVTVVRFNLVEPGATPASLSDRYKAALEMAAYADDRGMTTVQTEEHHGAANNWLPSPFTFAGAVFGATRRIAVTVSAIIGPLHDPLRLAEDIAVLDLLSGGRLVTVAGIGYRPEEYELFDVEWKRRGRLQDELLETLLKAWSGEEFEYRGRTVRVTPRPFSDPHPLLLVGGSSKAAARRAARLGLPFFPSAHLPELEAYYKERLVEYGTQGWTMMPPAVTPLLHLAEDPDRAWAEHGEHFLHEARTYASWQSSDIRSAVRSAATTVDELRAEGVYRIVTPDECLKQGLDNYVLHPLSGGMPVDEGWRSMHLFCENVLPRLKDR is encoded by the coding sequence ATGCCCGTAACGGTCGTACGTTTCAACCTCGTCGAACCCGGCGCCACACCCGCCTCGCTCAGCGACCGCTACAAGGCCGCGCTGGAGATGGCCGCCTACGCCGACGACCGCGGTATGACCACCGTGCAGACCGAGGAGCACCACGGCGCGGCCAACAACTGGCTGCCGTCACCGTTCACCTTCGCGGGCGCGGTCTTCGGCGCGACCCGCAGGATCGCGGTCACCGTCTCGGCGATCATCGGCCCGCTGCACGATCCGCTGCGCCTGGCCGAGGACATCGCCGTACTCGACCTCCTCAGCGGCGGCCGGCTCGTCACGGTGGCGGGCATCGGCTACCGGCCCGAGGAGTACGAGCTCTTCGACGTGGAGTGGAAGCGGCGCGGCCGCCTTCAGGACGAGCTTCTGGAGACACTGCTGAAGGCGTGGTCCGGCGAGGAGTTCGAGTACCGCGGCCGTACGGTGCGGGTCACTCCGCGCCCCTTCTCGGATCCGCACCCCCTGCTGCTGGTGGGCGGTTCCTCGAAGGCGGCGGCCCGGCGCGCCGCCCGGCTCGGGCTGCCGTTCTTCCCGAGCGCGCACCTGCCGGAACTCGAGGCGTACTACAAGGAGCGGCTCGTCGAGTACGGCACGCAGGGCTGGACCATGATGCCCCCGGCGGTGACTCCGCTCCTGCACCTCGCCGAGGACCCGGACCGTGCCTGGGCCGAGCACGGTGAGCACTTCCTGCACGAGGCGCGGACGTACGCCTCGTGGCAGTCCTCCGACATCCGCTCGGCGGTGAGGTCGGCGGCCACGACGGTCGACGAGCTGCGCGCCGAGGGCGTCTACCGGATCGTGACGCCGGACGAGTGCCTGAAGCAGGGCCTCGACAACTACGTACTGCATCCGCTGTCCGGTGGGATGCCCGTCGACGAGGGGTGGCGGAGCAT
- a CDS encoding bifunctional DNA primase/polymerase has protein sequence MGFTIGGIREIRSGSRRRGRTSECTTVAEYTGLWGWDVVPGARTAAGVCSCGRTGCRERGAHPLDFAPVVPAGATLDEVSESWGEFPGAAVMLPVGRAFDVIEVAESAGRRALVRLERMGLPLGPVAVTPQGRAHFFVTPGAAAELPELLYRMGWDDASLDLHGLGSGTHITAPPSDRGGLGPVRWLRSPALDSATKPPAARLLLGTLAYVAHRSRA, from the coding sequence ATGGGCTTCACGATCGGCGGCATCCGCGAAATCCGGTCCGGCTCGCGTCGCCGCGGCCGTACGTCAGAGTGCACCACCGTGGCCGAGTACACCGGCCTGTGGGGCTGGGACGTGGTGCCCGGCGCCCGGACGGCCGCGGGAGTCTGCTCGTGCGGCCGGACGGGCTGCCGCGAACGCGGCGCGCATCCCCTGGACTTCGCACCGGTCGTCCCCGCCGGCGCCACGCTGGACGAGGTCTCGGAGAGCTGGGGCGAGTTCCCCGGCGCCGCGGTGATGCTTCCCGTGGGCCGCGCCTTCGACGTCATCGAGGTGGCCGAGTCCGCGGGCCGCCGGGCCCTGGTCCGGCTCGAGCGCATGGGCCTCCCGCTGGGTCCCGTGGCGGTCACCCCCCAGGGCCGCGCCCACTTCTTCGTCACGCCGGGCGCGGCGGCCGAACTGCCCGAGCTGCTCTACCGCATGGGCTGGGACGACGCGTCGCTCGACCTGCACGGCCTGGGGTCCGGTACGCACATCACGGCCCCGCCCTCCGACCGCGGCGGACTCGGCCCGGTCCGCTGGCTCCGCTCCCCCGCCCTCGACTCGGCCACGAAGCCGCCGGCCGCACGGCTGCTGCTCGGGACGCTGGCCTACGTGGCGCACCGCTCACGCGCCTAG
- the ftsY gene encoding signal recognition particle-docking protein FtsY, with the protein MEIVILAVVIAVVVIGALGGLVVGSRRRKQLPPPPPAAPDITAPPAEPHVGDEAETPRDEPRRTIEEVDLPDASATAPVVEAPPVEVPEPTAGRLVRLRARLSRSQNALGKGLLTLLAREHLDEDTWEEVEDTLLTADVGVQPTQELVERLRERVRVLGTRTPEELRTLLREELLALLVPEFDRTVHTESGLDTPGIVMVVGVNGTGKTTTTGKLARVLVADGKHVLLGAADTFRAAAADQLQTWGERVGARTVRGPEGGDPASIAFDAVKEGIQEGADVVLIDTAGRLHTKTGLMDELGKVKRVVEKHAPLDEVLLVLDATTGQNGLVQARVFAEVVDITGIVLTKLDGTAKGGIVIAVQRELGVPVKLVGLGEGADDLAPFEPEAFVDALIGE; encoded by the coding sequence ATGGAAATCGTCATCCTTGCTGTAGTCATCGCCGTGGTCGTGATCGGCGCGCTCGGCGGGCTCGTCGTCGGCAGCCGCAGGCGCAAGCAGCTGCCCCCGCCGCCCCCCGCCGCCCCCGACATCACCGCCCCGCCGGCCGAGCCGCACGTCGGCGACGAGGCCGAGACGCCGCGCGACGAACCGCGCCGCACGATAGAGGAGGTGGATCTTCCGGACGCCTCGGCGACCGCACCGGTCGTCGAAGCGCCCCCGGTCGAGGTCCCGGAGCCGACCGCGGGCCGTCTGGTGCGCCTGCGCGCCCGCCTCTCCCGCTCACAGAACGCGCTCGGCAAGGGGCTCCTCACGCTCCTCGCGCGCGAGCACCTCGACGAGGACACCTGGGAGGAGGTCGAGGACACGCTGCTCACTGCCGACGTCGGCGTGCAGCCCACCCAGGAGCTGGTCGAGCGGCTGCGCGAGCGGGTGAGGGTGCTCGGCACACGGACGCCCGAGGAACTGCGCACCCTGCTGCGTGAGGAGCTGCTCGCGCTGCTGGTGCCCGAATTCGACCGCACCGTGCACACCGAGTCCGGTCTGGACACCCCCGGCATCGTGATGGTCGTCGGGGTCAACGGCACCGGCAAGACCACCACCACCGGCAAGCTCGCGCGCGTCCTCGTCGCCGACGGCAAGCACGTGCTGCTAGGCGCGGCCGACACCTTCCGTGCCGCCGCCGCCGACCAGCTGCAGACCTGGGGCGAGCGCGTCGGCGCCCGTACCGTACGTGGTCCGGAGGGCGGCGACCCCGCGTCCATCGCCTTCGACGCCGTCAAGGAGGGCATCCAGGAGGGTGCCGACGTCGTCCTCATCGACACGGCGGGCCGGCTGCACACCAAGACCGGCCTCATGGACGAGCTCGGCAAGGTCAAGCGCGTCGTCGAGAAGCACGCCCCGCTCGACGAAGTGCTGCTCGTCCTGGACGCCACCACCGGCCAGAACGGCCTGGTCCAGGCGCGTGTCTTCGCCGAGGTCGTCGACATCACCGGCATCGTCCTGACCAAGCTGGACGGCACGGCCAAGGGCGGCATCGTCATCGCCGTCCAGCGCGAACTGGGCGTCCCCGTCAAGCTCGTCGGCCTGGGTGAGGGCGCGGACGACCTGGCCCCCTTCGAGCCGGAAGCGTTCGTGGATGCCCTTATCGGCGAGTGA
- the ffh gene encoding signal recognition particle protein encodes MFDTLSDRLAATFKNLRGKGRLSEADIDATAREIRIALLEADVALPVVRAFIKQVKERALGAEVSQALNPAQQVVKIVNEELVGILGGETRRLRFAKQPPTVIMLAGLQGAGKTTLAGKLGKWLQGQGHAPLLVACDLQRPNAVNQLSVVAERAGVGVYAPQPGNGVGDPVQVAKDSIEYAKQKQHDVVIVDTAGRLGIDQELMQQAADIRDAVSPDEILFVVDAMVGQDAVNTAEAFRDGVGFDGVVLSKLDGDARGGAALSIAHVTGRQVMFASNGEKLDDFDAFHPDRMASRILGMGDMLTLIEKAEQTFSQQEAEKMAEKLASKKGQDFTLDDFLAQMEQVRKMGSISKLLGMLPGMGQIKDQINNLDERDVDRTAAIIKSMTPAERQDATIINGSRRARIAKGSGVDVSAVKGLVERFFEARKMMSRMAQGGGMPGMPGMPGMGGGPGRTKKQPKKAKGKQRSGNPMKRKQQEEEAAARREAAGQAGGAFGLPGGQQPQDFELPDEFKKFMG; translated from the coding sequence GTGTTCGACACTCTCTCCGATCGCCTCGCAGCGACATTCAAGAACCTTCGCGGCAAGGGGCGCCTGTCCGAGGCGGACATCGACGCCACCGCGCGCGAGATCCGTATCGCCCTGCTGGAAGCGGACGTCGCGCTTCCGGTTGTGCGGGCCTTCATCAAGCAGGTCAAGGAGAGGGCCCTCGGAGCCGAGGTGTCCCAGGCGCTGAACCCTGCCCAGCAGGTCGTCAAGATCGTCAACGAGGAGCTCGTCGGCATCCTCGGCGGCGAGACCCGGCGGCTGCGGTTCGCGAAGCAGCCGCCGACCGTGATCATGCTCGCGGGTCTGCAGGGTGCCGGTAAGACCACGCTCGCCGGAAAGCTCGGCAAGTGGCTGCAGGGCCAGGGGCACGCCCCGCTGCTCGTCGCGTGCGACCTCCAGCGTCCGAACGCGGTGAACCAGCTGAGCGTCGTCGCCGAGCGGGCAGGCGTCGGCGTCTACGCGCCCCAGCCGGGCAACGGCGTCGGTGACCCGGTCCAGGTCGCCAAGGACTCCATCGAGTACGCGAAGCAGAAGCAGCACGACGTCGTCATCGTCGACACCGCGGGCCGCCTCGGTATCGACCAGGAACTGATGCAGCAGGCCGCGGACATCCGTGACGCGGTCTCGCCGGACGAGATCCTCTTCGTCGTCGACGCGATGGTCGGTCAGGACGCGGTCAACACCGCCGAGGCCTTCCGCGACGGCGTCGGCTTCGACGGCGTGGTCCTCTCCAAGCTCGACGGTGACGCCCGCGGTGGTGCGGCGCTGTCCATCGCGCACGTCACCGGCCGCCAGGTCATGTTCGCGTCGAACGGCGAGAAGCTGGACGACTTCGACGCGTTCCACCCGGACCGCATGGCGTCCCGCATCCTCGGCATGGGCGACATGCTCACGCTGATCGAGAAGGCCGAGCAGACCTTCTCGCAGCAAGAGGCCGAGAAGATGGCCGAGAAGCTGGCCTCCAAGAAGGGCCAGGACTTCACGCTCGACGACTTCCTGGCGCAGATGGAGCAGGTCAGGAAGATGGGCTCCATCTCCAAGCTGCTCGGCATGCTTCCCGGCATGGGCCAGATCAAGGACCAGATCAACAACCTCGACGAGCGCGACGTCGACCGCACGGCCGCCATCATCAAGTCGATGACCCCGGCCGAGCGCCAGGACGCGACGATCATCAACGGCTCGCGCCGGGCCCGTATCGCCAAGGGTTCGGGCGTCGATGTCAGTGCGGTCAAGGGCCTGGTCGAGCGGTTCTTCGAAGCCCGCAAGATGATGTCCCGCATGGCCCAGGGTGGCGGCATGCCGGGTATGCCCGGGATGCCGGGCATGGGCGGTGGCCCCGGCCGGACGAAGAAGCAGCCCAAGAAGGCCAAGGGCAAGCAGCGCTCCGGCAACCCGATGAAGCGCAAGCAGCAGGAGGAAGAGGCCGCCGCGCGTCGCGAGGCCGCGGGTCAGGCCGGCGGCGCCTTCGGGCTGCCGGGCGGCCAGCAGCCCCAGGACTTCGAACTGCCGGACGAGTTCAAGAAGTTCATGGGCTAG
- a CDS encoding P-II family nitrogen regulator — translation MKLITAVVKPHRLDEIKEALQAFGVHGLTVTEASGYGRQRGHTEVYRGAEYTVDLVPKIRIEVLTEDDDAEQVLDVIVKAARTGKIGDGKVWSVPVETAVRVRTGERGPDAL, via the coding sequence ATGAAGCTCATCACCGCCGTCGTCAAGCCCCACCGGCTCGACGAGATCAAGGAGGCCCTCCAGGCCTTCGGCGTGCACGGCCTGACGGTCACCGAGGCGAGCGGCTACGGTCGTCAGCGGGGTCACACCGAGGTCTACCGTGGTGCCGAGTACACCGTCGACCTCGTTCCCAAGATCCGTATCGAGGTACTGACCGAGGACGACGACGCCGAGCAGGTGCTCGACGTGATCGTGAAGGCGGCCCGTACCGGCAAGATCGGAGACGGCAAGGTCTGGTCCGTCCCGGTCGAGACGGCGGTCCGGGTCCGGACCGGCGAGCGCGGACCCGACGCGCTCTAG
- a CDS encoding transcriptional repressor NsdA, with translation MGDNGGSGTTASGTDKRPNELLGSWFVRSGWSKGELARQVNRRARQLGANHISTDTSRVRRWLDGENPREPIPRILSELFSERFGCVVAVEDLGLRAAHQSPSVSGVDLPWTGPQTVALISEFSRSDLMLARRGFLGTSLALAAGPTLIEPMQRWLVPSPASPREEPVSAAASRRPGRLSQPELDLLESTTVMFRQWDAQCGGGLRRKAVVGQLHEVTDLLQEPQPESTTRRLFKVAAELAELAGWMSYDVGLQPTAQKYFVLALHAAKEAADRPLGSYILSSMSRQMIHLGRPDDALELIHLAQYGSRDCASPRTQSMLYAMEARAYANMGQPGKCKRAVRMAEDTFGDAVEFDEPEPDWIRFFSEAELHGENSHSYRDLAYVAGRSPTYASLAEPVMQKAVDLFEKDTEHQRSYALNLVGMGTVHLLRREPEQSTVLVREALRVAKKVRSERVNTRIRKTVDTAVRDFGDLAVVVDLTEQLAVDLPETAEAV, from the coding sequence GTGGGCGACAACGGCGGAAGCGGGACGACCGCATCTGGCACGGACAAGCGCCCCAATGAGCTGTTGGGCTCCTGGTTCGTGCGCAGCGGCTGGTCCAAGGGTGAGCTGGCGCGCCAAGTGAACCGCAGGGCACGCCAGTTGGGAGCCAACCACATCTCGACGGACACGTCCCGTGTCCGCCGCTGGCTCGACGGCGAGAACCCCCGCGAGCCGATCCCGCGCATCCTCTCCGAGCTGTTCTCCGAGCGCTTCGGCTGTGTCGTCGCCGTCGAGGACCTGGGCCTGCGCGCCGCCCACCAGTCACCGTCGGTCTCCGGCGTCGACCTGCCCTGGACCGGCCCGCAGACGGTCGCCCTCATCAGTGAGTTCTCGCGCAGCGACCTGATGCTGGCGCGGCGCGGCTTCCTCGGCACGTCCCTGGCCCTCGCCGCGGGACCCACGCTCATCGAGCCCATGCAGCGCTGGCTGGTGCCCAGCCCCGCCTCCCCGCGCGAGGAGCCCGTTTCCGCCGCCGCCTCGCGCCGCCCCGGCCGGCTCTCCCAGCCCGAGCTGGACCTCCTGGAGTCCACCACCGTCATGTTCCGCCAGTGGGACGCCCAGTGCGGCGGCGGCCTGCGCCGCAAGGCGGTCGTCGGTCAGCTGCACGAGGTGACCGACCTCCTCCAGGAGCCCCAGCCCGAGTCCACCACCAGGCGGCTGTTCAAGGTCGCCGCCGAGCTGGCCGAGCTCGCGGGCTGGATGAGCTACGACGTGGGGCTCCAGCCCACCGCGCAGAAGTACTTCGTCCTCGCCCTGCACGCCGCCAAGGAAGCCGCCGACCGGCCGCTGGGCTCGTACATCCTGTCCAGCATGAGCCGCCAGATGATCCACCTGGGCCGGCCCGACGACGCGCTGGAACTGATCCACCTCGCCCAGTACGGAAGCCGTGACTGCGCGAGCCCGCGCACCCAGTCCATGCTGTATGCGATGGAGGCCCGCGCCTACGCCAACATGGGACAGCCCGGAAAGTGCAAGCGGGCCGTCCGGATGGCCGAGGACACCTTCGGCGACGCGGTCGAGTTCGACGAGCCCGAGCCCGACTGGATCCGCTTCTTCTCCGAGGCCGAGCTGCACGGCGAGAACTCCCACTCCTACCGTGACCTCGCCTACGTCGCGGGCCGTAGCCCCACCTACGCCTCGCTGGCCGAGCCCGTCATGCAGAAGGCCGTCGACCTCTTCGAGAAGGACACCGAGCACCAGCGTTCGTACGCGCTCAACCTCGTCGGGATGGGCACGGTGCACCTGCTCCGGCGGGAGCCCGAGCAGAGCACCGTCCTGGTGCGCGAGGCCCTCAGGGTCGCCAAGAAGGTGCGCTCCGAGCGGGTCAACACTCGTATCCGAAAAACCGTCGACACGGCCGTACGCGACTTCGGTGACCTCGCCGTCGTCGTGGACCTGACCGAGCAGCTCGCCGTCGACCTGCCCGAGACCGCCGAGGCGGTCTGA
- a CDS encoding ammonium transporter: protein MAPAITIAADAPTLSAANTGFMLICSALVLIMTPGLAFFYGGMVRVKSTLNMLMMSFISMGIVTILWVLYGFSLAFGTDSGSVIGWSSDYVGLSGIGITQLWDGYTIPIYVFAVFQLMFAIITPALISGALADRVKFTAWSLFVALWATVVYFPVAHWVWGTGGWAFELGVIDFAGGTAVHINAGAAALGVILVIGKRVGFKKDPMRPHSLPLVMLGAGLLWFGWFGFNAGSWLGNDDGVGALMFVNTQVATAAAMLAWLAYEKIRHGAFTTLGAASGAVAGLVAITPAGGAVSPLGAIAVGAIAGILCAMAVGLKYKFGFDDSLDVVGVHLVGGVAGSLLIGFFATGGGQSDVAGLFYGGGLDQFWKQCAGVFAVLAYSLVASAVLAFLIDKTIGMRVSEDDEIAGIDQAEHAETAYDFSGAGGGAARTAVPAPVAGTASKKVDA from the coding sequence ATGGCACCAGCCATCACGATCGCCGCAGACGCTCCCACGCTGTCTGCCGCCAACACCGGGTTCATGCTCATCTGTTCCGCCCTGGTGCTGATCATGACGCCCGGTCTCGCCTTCTTCTACGGAGGCATGGTCCGGGTCAAGAGCACCTTGAACATGTTGATGATGAGCTTCATCAGCATGGGGATCGTCACGATCCTGTGGGTGCTCTACGGCTTCTCGCTCGCCTTCGGCACCGACTCGGGCAGCGTCATCGGCTGGTCCTCGGACTACGTGGGCCTCAGCGGAATCGGCATCACGCAGCTCTGGGACGGGTACACCATCCCGATCTACGTCTTCGCCGTCTTCCAGCTGATGTTCGCGATCATCACGCCCGCCCTGATCAGCGGCGCGCTCGCGGACCGCGTGAAGTTCACGGCCTGGTCGCTGTTCGTCGCGCTGTGGGCCACGGTCGTCTACTTCCCGGTCGCGCACTGGGTGTGGGGCACCGGCGGCTGGGCCTTCGAGCTCGGCGTCATCGACTTCGCCGGTGGTACGGCCGTCCACATCAACGCGGGTGCCGCGGCACTCGGTGTGATCCTCGTGATCGGCAAGCGCGTCGGCTTCAAGAAGGACCCGATGCGCCCGCACAGCCTGCCGCTGGTCATGCTCGGCGCCGGTCTCCTGTGGTTCGGCTGGTTCGGCTTCAACGCCGGCTCCTGGCTCGGCAACGACGACGGCGTCGGCGCGCTGATGTTCGTCAACACGCAGGTCGCCACCGCCGCGGCCATGCTGGCCTGGCTCGCCTACGAGAAGATCCGCCACGGCGCGTTCACCACGCTGGGCGCCGCCTCCGGCGCGGTCGCCGGTCTGGTCGCGATCACCCCGGCGGGCGGCGCGGTCTCCCCGCTCGGCGCCATCGCCGTCGGAGCCATCGCGGGCATCCTCTGCGCCATGGCCGTGGGCCTGAAGTACAAGTTCGGCTTCGACGACTCCCTCGACGTCGTCGGCGTCCACCTCGTCGGCGGTGTCGCCGGCTCCCTGCTGATCGGCTTCTTCGCCACCGGCGGCGGCCAGTCCGACGTCGCGGGCCTCTTCTACGGCGGCGGCCTCGACCAGTTCTGGAAGCAGTGCGCCGGTGTCTTCGCGGTCCTCGCCTACTCCCTCGTGGCCTCCGCGGTGCTCGCCTTCCTGATCGACAAGACGATCGGAATGCGCGTCTCCGAGGACGACGAGATCGCCGGCATCGACCAGGCCGAGCACGCCGAGACCGCATACGACTTCAGCGGCGCCGGCGGCGGTGCCGCCCGGACCGCAGTCCCGGCCCCGGTCGCCGGTACCGCGAGCAAGAAGGTGGACGCATGA